The Streptomyces pratensis genomic interval TGCGTCGGCGGCGTCGACATGACCGGCAAGGCACACACGTCGGCCTGGGTCTCCTCGAATCCGCCCGACTACGGCAAGGACCTGGCCGTCCCCTACACGGCGGGCGGCTCCTTCGACGTCGAACTCACCGTGGACGCCAAGGACGAATTCACCGACTGCTTCGTCTCCACCTGCGCCCTGGTCACGCGGGCCGACCACACCCTGTCCGGCGACCGCTCCCAGGACGTGAAGGTCCCGGTCGCGTTCGTCGGCCAGGACCCGGTGGACACGGACGGTGGCACCGGGGGCACCGACGGAGGCACCGACGGAGGCGCCGACGGGGGCACGGACGGCGGTTCCACCGGTGGCTCCACCGGCGGTACGTCGGGCACGTCCGGCTCGGGGTCCGTCTCCGGTGGTACGGCAGCGGCCGCTTCGCCCTCGGGCGGCAGCCTCGCCTCGACCGGAGCCACCGTCGTGTCCGTCGCCGCGGTGGCCGCGCTGCTCATGGCGGCGGGATGGTTCGCCTACCGCAGGACGGGCGGACGCCGGGACACGGCCGGTCCGGCCGTCTGACGCGCGATCTGCCGCAGGTCACGAGGACGAGGGCTCCCCGCACGCCGCGGGGAGCCCTCGTCGCATCGCGGACGGTGCCGCCGGGCGTCCTCAGGCCAGGCTCTCCCGCCACGCGCGGTGCAGGCCCGCGAAGCGGCCCGTACCGCCGATGAGTCCGGCCGGGGATCCGTCCTCCACGATCCGCCCGTGCTCCATCACCAGGACCCGGTCCGCGATCTCCACCGTCGACAGGCGGTGCGCGATCACCACCGCGGTACGACCGTGCAGCACGGTGTCCATGGCCCGCTGCACCGCCCGCTCGCCGGGGACGTCCAGCGAGCTGGTGGCCTCGTCGAGGATCAGCACGGCGGGATTCGCGAGCAAGGCCCTGGCGAACGCCACCAGTTGACGCTGGCCCGCGGAGATCCGGCCACCCCGCTTACGGACGTCCGTGTCGTATCCGTCGGGCAGGGCGCTGATGAAGTCGTGCGCCCCGATGGCCTTGGCCGCGTGCTCGATCTCCTCGGGCGTCGCCTCCGGACGGCCGATCGCGATGTTCTCGGCGATCGTCCCGGAGAACATGAACGCCTCCTGGGTCACCATCACCACGCCCCGGCGCAGTTCGTCCGTCGCCAGGTCGCGCAGATCGGTGCCGTCCAGCAGGACCCGGCCCTCCGTCGGATCGTAGAACCGTGCCAGCAGCTTCGCCAGCGTCGACTTGCCCGCACCCGTCGAGCCGACCACGGCCACGGTCTGGCCCGCCGGGATCGTCAGGCCGAAGCGCGGCAGGATCTCACCACCCGTACGGTAGGCGAACCGCACCCCGTCGAAGGTGACCTCACGGCCCGGGTGCTCACCGGTCAGGGCGGGCAGCACCTTCGGCGAGAGCGGCTCGGGCACCGTGGGCGTCTGGGCGAGCAGGCCCGCGATCTTCTCCAGTGAAGCGGCGGCCGACTGGTAGGAGTTGAGGAACATCGCGAGCCGGTCGATCGGGTCGTACAGCCGCCGCAGGTACAGCACCGCCGCGGCCAGCACACCCAGCGCCAGCGTGCCTGACGCCACCCGGTAGGCACCCCACAGCACCATCGCGGCGACCGCCGTGTTGGCGACGAGCCGGGAGCCGACGACGTAGCGGGCCATCTCCAGCAGCGCGTCGCCGTTCCTCCGCTCGTGACTGCGGTTGAACACCGCGAAGTCCGCGTCGTTGGCGCGCTCCCTGCGGAAGGCCTGCACGGGGCGGATCCCGTTCATCGTCTCGGCGAACTTCACGATGACAGCGGCGATCGCCGTGGAGCGTGCCGCGTACGCCTTGGCGGCCCGCCGCCGGTAGGCCCGCACCAGCAGGTACAGAGGGACGAAGGAGGCCACGGCGATGGCGCCGATCCCGAGGTCGAGCCAGAGCAGCATCAGGGAGATCGAGACGAACGACAGGACCACTCCGATGAGTTCCTGCAGCCCCTCGCTCAGCAGCTCGCGCAGGGACTCCACATCCGTGGTCGAGCGGGAGATCAGCCGGCCCGAGGTGTAGCGCTCGTGGAAGTCGACACTCAGCACCTGCGCGTGACGGAAGATCCGCCCCCGCAGATCGAGCAGCACATCCTGGTTGATCCGGGCGGCCGCCCGGATGAAGGCGTACTGGAGGAGCCCCGCGCCGACCGAGCACACCGCGTATCCGACGCCCACTGCGATCAGCGGACCGTAGTCGTGGTCCCGGAACGCGGGCACACCGCTGTCGATGGCGTACGCGACGAGCAGCGGCCCCGCCTGCACGGCGGCCTGCTGGAGGACCAGCAGGAGGGACACCAAGGTCACCCTGGCCCGCATCGGTGCCAGCAGGGAGGTGAGCAGCGCCCTGGTGGCACCCGGAGGGGTCGGCAGGGCGTCGGAGTCGAAGGCGTCGCCCTCACCCGGCGCCCCGCCCGGCTTCCCCCCGGGCACCTCCTCGTCGGCGAGGGCGGGTCCGTCGGCAGTCGTACTGGTCATCGGGTGCTGCCCTCCTCGGAGACAAGAACACCGGTGTCCCGCGCACCGGACATCAGCCAGGCGTACTCGGCGTCGGTGCGCAGGAGTTCCTGGTGGGTGCCCACCGCGCTGATCCGGCCCCCGGACAGGAGGGCCACCCGGTCCGCCAGCATCACCGTGGAGGGCCGGTGGGCGACGACCAGGGCCGTCGTGTCCTCCAGCACGCGCCGCAGAGCGGCTTCCACCAGCGCCTCCGTGTGCACGTCCAGGGCGGAGAGCGGATCGTCGAGCACCAGGAAACGCGGCCCGCCGACGACGGCGCGGGCCAGCGCGAGGCGCTGCCGCTGGCCGCCGGAGAGACTCAGCCCCTGCTCGCCGACCTGCGTGTCGATGCCCTGCGGAAGCTCGTGCACGAAGTCGGCCTGGGCGACCGACAGCGCCCGGCGGAGCTCCTGCCCGCTCGCGCCCTCCGAGCCCATCAGCACGTTCTCCCCGACGGTGGCCGAGAAGAGGGTGGGTTCCTCGAAGGCCACGGACACCAGCTCGCGCAGCCTGGGCCGCTCCATGGCGGCGATGTCCTCGCCGTCCAGCAGGATCCGGCCACCGGTGACCTCGTGCAGCCGGGGGACGAGTGCCGTCAGCGTGGTCTTCCCGGAACCCGTGGCGCCCACCAGGGCCATCGTCTCGCCGGGACGGATCCGCAGATCGATCCGGTCCAGGACGGGCGGTGAGCCGGGCTCGGCGTCGGGATAGCGGAACTCCACCCCTTCGAAGACGATGCCCTGCGCGCCGTTCCCGGACTTCTCACCCGGTGTCCCGGGCTCCGGCTCCTCGGAGACGTCCATGACCTCGAAGTAGCGGTCGGCGGCCGTCGCCGACTCCTGGCTCATCGCCAGCAGGAAGCCGATCGACTCGACCGGCCAGCGCAGAGCCAGGGCCGTCGAGAGGAACGCCACGAGGGTGCCCGCCGACAGGGCGCCGTCCGCGACCTGGATCGTGCCGAGCACCAGAGCGGTACCGAGCGCCAGCTCGGGGATGACGGTGATGACCGCCCAGATCCCCGCGAGCAGCCGGGCCTTGCCCAGCTCCGTGGTGCGCAGCCGCTGCGCGAGCGAGCGGAAGGCCAGCGCCTGGCTGCGGTTGCGGCCGAAGCCCTTGACGACGCGGATGCCCAGCACGCTCTCCTCGACGACCGTGGTCAGGTCCCCGACCTGGTCCTGGGCCCTGCGCGCCACCAGTGAGTACTTCGTCTCGAAGAGCGAGCACATGATCATCAGGGGCACGGCGGGTGCGAGCAGCACCACCCCCAGCGACCACTCCTGGGCGAACAGGATGACGAAACCGACCAGAATCGTCGTGCCGTTGACCAGCAGGAACGTCAGCGGGAAGGCCAGGAACATCCGCAGCAGCATCAGGTCCGTGGTCCCGCGCGAGAGCAGCTGGCCCGAGGGCCACCGGTCGTGGAACGCCACCGGCAGCCGTTGCAGATGGCGGTAGAGGTCGGCGCGCATCGACGCCTCCACACCGGCCAGCGGCCTCGCCACGAGCCACCGGCGGAGCCCGAACAGCCCTGCCTCGGCGATTCCCAGCAGCAGAAGGTAGAGAGCACCCAGCCAGACCCCGCCCGGATCACGGTCCGCGACAGGGCCGTCCACCATCCACTTGAGGACCAGCGGGATCACCAGGGCGAGACAGGACGCGAGAACCGCCACGAGGGCGGCGCTGATCCAGCGCGCACGCACCGGTCTGACATAGGGCCACAGACGCAGGAGGGAGCGCACGGCGGACCGGTCCGTGGGCTCTGCAGGTTTTTCGGGCATCAGGAGCGAGCCTAAGGTTCACCACTGACATCGATCACGTGGTTTTCCGGTCACACGGCGCGGGTCGTAGCACTCCGTCAACCGATCGGCTGATGCCGTTCCGGACGTGACGGCGGATTCCGGTGCCGCCTGCCCGGCGGAATCCTCACGGCCATGGCGATCATCGAAGTGCACGGGGTCCACAAGGCTTACGGCGGCCGACCTGCGGTCGAAGGGGTGAGCTTCACCGTCGACGAGGGGGAGATCCTCGGGGTCCTCGGCCCAACGGGGCCGGCAGGACCACCACCGTCGGATGCGTCGAGGGTCTGCGGGTCCCCGACTCGTCTCACGGGTGCGCACCCCGGCGGCGCAGGGCAGCGAGTCGCCGTCCGCGCGCGAGCGCGGGGTGCCGGCGCTCGTCGCCGAGGGCACCTCCAACCGTGAGATCGCCGCCGAGCCGTTCATCAGCGAGGCGACCGTGAAGACCCACCTCACCCATGTCTTCGCCGAGCCGGGCGCCGAGGACCGGACGGCGGCCGTCGCCGTGGCCTACGGGCGCGGCATCCTCGGCTGAGCACCCTCACCCCGTCACTCTCACCCCGTCACCCGCAGCAGGAGAACCGACCTGCCCGGCACCGTGAGTGCCGCGCCGCCCGCGTGGAGGGTGCCGGGCGCGGTGGACTGGTCCTCGCGCGAGGTGTCCAGCACCAGTTCGTACGTCTGGGCCCAGGGCGGGCCCGGGAGCCGGAAGTCGCAGGGCCGGTGGTCCGCGTGCAGGACCGCCAGGAAGCTGTCGTCGGTGATCTGCCCGCCCCGGGCGTCCCGGCCCGGGATGTCACGCCCGGAGAGGTACAGAGCGAGCGTCGAGGCGGGCGAGTACCAGTCGCCCTCCGTCATCTCCGTGCCCTCCGTGGTGAACCACGCGAGGTCCCGCAGACCGTCCGGGGCCTGTGGTGTCCCGGCGAAGAAGGCGCGGCGGCGCAGCACCGGATGGCGGTGGCGCAGGGCCAGCACCCGGGAGGTCAGCTCGGTCAGCTCCCGCCACCCGGGCTCCTCGAGGAGCGACCAGTCCAGCCAGCTGACCTCGTTGTCCTGGCAGTAGGCGTTGTTGTTGCCGCCCTGCGTGCGGCCCATCTCGTCACCCGCCACCAGCATCGGCACCCCGGTCGACAGGAGAAGCGTGGTCAGGAGGTTGCGCAGCTGCTGTCGGCGCAGGGCGTTGATGCCGGGGTCGTCGGTCTCGCCCTCGGCGCCGCCGTTCCAGGCGCGGTTGTCGTTCGTGCCGTCCCGGTTGCCCTCACCGTTGGCCTCGTTGTGCTTGTGCTCGTAGCTGACCAGGTCGCGCAGCGTGAAACCGTCGTGCGCGGTGACGAAGTTGACCGAGGCGTAGGGGCGCCTGCCGCCCCAGGCGTACAGGTCGCTCGATCCCGTGAGCCGGTAGCCGATGTCGCGCACGTCGGGCAGCGCACCGCGCCAGAAGTCGCGCACGGCGTCCCGGTAGCGGTCGTTCCACTCGGTCCACAGCGGCGGGAACGCGCCCACCTGGTAGCCGCCGTTGCCGACGTCCCACGGTTCGGCGATCAGTTTGACCCGGCGCAGGACGGGGTCCTGGGCGATCACTGCGAGGAAGGGGGAGAGCATGTCCACGTCGTGCATCGAACGGGCGAGCGCCGCGGCCAGGTCGAAGCGGAAGCCGTCGACGCCCATCTCCGTCACCCAGTAGCGGAGCGAGTCCGTGATCAGCCGGAGGACCTGCGGCTGCACCACGTGCAGGGTGTTGCCGCAGCCGGTGTAGTCCGCGTAGCGGCGGGCGTCCTGCTGGAGGCGGTAGTAGCCGCGGTTGTCGATGCCGCGCAGGGACAGCATCGGGCCGAGCTCGCCGGCCTCCGCCGTGTGGTTGTAGACCACGTCGAGGATCACCTCGATCCCGGCGGCGTGCAGGGCGCGCACCATCTGCTTGAACTCGCCGACCTGCCGGCCCGCCGTGCCGCTCGCCGCGTAGCCCGCGTGCGGGGCGAAGTAGCCGATCGAGTTGTAGCCCCAGTAGTTGTGCAGCCCGCGCCGCAGGAGATGGTCCTCGTGGGCGAACTGGTGCACCGGGAGGAGCTCGACGGCGGTCACACCGAGGCGGCGCAGATGGCCGATCGCCGCGGGGTGGGCGAGCCCGGCGTAGGTGCCGCGCAGCTCGGGCGGGATGTCGGGGTGGAGCTTGGTGAAGCCGCGTACG includes:
- a CDS encoding ABC transporter ATP-binding protein, yielding MTSTTADGPALADEEVPGGKPGGAPGEGDAFDSDALPTPPGATRALLTSLLAPMRARVTLVSLLLVLQQAAVQAGPLLVAYAIDSGVPAFRDHDYGPLIAVGVGYAVCSVGAGLLQYAFIRAAARINQDVLLDLRGRIFRHAQVLSVDFHERYTSGRLISRSTTDVESLRELLSEGLQELIGVVLSFVSISLMLLWLDLGIGAIAVASFVPLYLLVRAYRRRAAKAYAARSTAIAAVIVKFAETMNGIRPVQAFRRERANDADFAVFNRSHERRNGDALLEMARYVVGSRLVANTAVAAMVLWGAYRVASGTLALGVLAAAVLYLRRLYDPIDRLAMFLNSYQSAAASLEKIAGLLAQTPTVPEPLSPKVLPALTGEHPGREVTFDGVRFAYRTGGEILPRFGLTIPAGQTVAVVGSTGAGKSTLAKLLARFYDPTEGRVLLDGTDLRDLATDELRRGVVMVTQEAFMFSGTIAENIAIGRPEATPEEIEHAAKAIGAHDFISALPDGYDTDVRKRGGRISAGQRQLVAFARALLANPAVLILDEATSSLDVPGERAVQRAMDTVLHGRTAVVIAHRLSTVEIADRVLVMEHGRIVEDGSPAGLIGGTGRFAGLHRAWRESLA
- a CDS encoding ABC transporter ATP-binding protein, whose amino-acid sequence is MPEKPAEPTDRSAVRSLLRLWPYVRPVRARWISAALVAVLASCLALVIPLVLKWMVDGPVADRDPGGVWLGALYLLLLGIAEAGLFGLRRWLVARPLAGVEASMRADLYRHLQRLPVAFHDRWPSGQLLSRGTTDLMLLRMFLAFPLTFLLVNGTTILVGFVILFAQEWSLGVVLLAPAVPLMIMCSLFETKYSLVARRAQDQVGDLTTVVEESVLGIRVVKGFGRNRSQALAFRSLAQRLRTTELGKARLLAGIWAVITVIPELALGTALVLGTIQVADGALSAGTLVAFLSTALALRWPVESIGFLLAMSQESATAADRYFEVMDVSEEPEPGTPGEKSGNGAQGIVFEGVEFRYPDAEPGSPPVLDRIDLRIRPGETMALVGATGSGKTTLTALVPRLHEVTGGRILLDGEDIAAMERPRLRELVSVAFEEPTLFSATVGENVLMGSEGASGQELRRALSVAQADFVHELPQGIDTQVGEQGLSLSGGQRQRLALARAVVGGPRFLVLDDPLSALDVHTEALVEAALRRVLEDTTALVVAHRPSTVMLADRVALLSGGRISAVGTHQELLRTDAEYAWLMSGARDTGVLVSEEGSTR
- the glgX gene encoding glycogen debranching protein GlgX, producing the protein MSSTAEQEETPRTTGRVVATGPAPGDAADGPPVWPGAPMPLGARFRVGPDGVAGTNFALWAGGAEAVELCLFDERDAETRLPLTELTHEIWHGFVPGVRAGQRYGYRVHGRWDPWTGARWNAAKLLLDPYARAVDGTFTLPPEVYGHVRDWPEQHVADTVRDDRDSAPYVPKAVVVHDDDDWAEDRRPKTPWADSVIYELHVRGFTKLHPDIPPELRGTYAGLAHPAAIGHLRRLGVTAVELLPVHQFAHEDHLLRRGLHNYWGYNSIGYFAPHAGYAASGTAGRQVGEFKQMVRALHAAGIEVILDVVYNHTAEAGELGPMLSLRGIDNRGYYRLQQDARRYADYTGCGNTLHVVQPQVLRLITDSLRYWVTEMGVDGFRFDLAAALARSMHDVDMLSPFLAVIAQDPVLRRVKLIAEPWDVGNGGYQVGAFPPLWTEWNDRYRDAVRDFWRGALPDVRDIGYRLTGSSDLYAWGGRRPYASVNFVTAHDGFTLRDLVSYEHKHNEANGEGNRDGTNDNRAWNGGAEGETDDPGINALRRQQLRNLLTTLLLSTGVPMLVAGDEMGRTQGGNNNAYCQDNEVSWLDWSLLEEPGWRELTELTSRVLALRHRHPVLRRRAFFAGTPQAPDGLRDLAWFTTEGTEMTEGDWYSPASTLALYLSGRDIPGRDARGGQITDDSFLAVLHADHRPCDFRLPGPPWAQTYELVLDTSREDQSTAPGTLHAGGAALTVPGRSVLLLRVTG